In Limosilactobacillus sp. WILCCON 0051, a single window of DNA contains:
- a CDS encoding phage tail protein gives MSVALKVAATKDHALKVPDGDDQIAMLHSALEDSIYISWEVNNTYQAYFTAWDDESVAYQMLTVQNMVEIDGQWFVIKQCEPDYSNGIGTTAVTLQHISGEISRMHIYGSDPVDWGQYSHTGNSNVSLDVPDSTDTVAQSVSPGDILNAFFGGDNGKNWNITYQVIGSFNNAMVENPYAAGSGKDAISRILEAWSSAVFWPDNLNLRIYSHDEFYKDYGHRYDYLRDTSEVQLQYDTTDMSNAARLVGATQEIQTTSDTGLPNGSLTASGGAQAVIADAKKYLGVPYVYGGGRPVGTANPYNGMDCSSFVSRVYYDFGINIPAYTVSMESYGHEISRDQVQTGDMGFYGSKGASYHVCMALDNSTMIYEPAPGQSCKTQSISSFAPSWWERNDDMAKVVASGSSSDNGTASTADSKEQYYFAPFYFVDETSRQRWGLFVGDDITSDTITDKEQMKAYAESQFKANPDFTLQLTVDPGKEIIEGDMVRLEIRPADYVTKVDLVGYQKYPYSHTQPSTVVLNSNAQNVLDYQSSQAKKLNAAFEKLSQESQDKINAALNKKPETIMITQKEANEIGQYVDKQRQDSGG, from the coding sequence ATGAGCGTAGCTTTAAAAGTAGCTGCTACTAAAGACCATGCTCTGAAGGTGCCTGATGGTGATGATCAGATTGCCATGCTCCACTCGGCACTGGAAGACAGCATCTATATCAGTTGGGAAGTCAACAACACGTACCAAGCGTACTTTACAGCTTGGGACGATGAGTCGGTTGCCTATCAGATGCTGACGGTGCAGAACATGGTCGAAATTGACGGGCAATGGTTCGTTATCAAGCAATGTGAGCCGGACTACTCCAACGGTATTGGCACAACAGCCGTTACGTTGCAGCACATCTCCGGTGAGATTAGCAGAATGCACATCTACGGCAGTGATCCGGTCGATTGGGGACAGTACTCGCATACCGGCAACAGCAATGTGTCTCTGGACGTACCGGATAGCACTGACACAGTCGCTCAATCGGTATCTCCGGGTGATATACTTAACGCCTTTTTCGGCGGCGATAACGGCAAAAACTGGAACATTACCTATCAGGTAATTGGGAGCTTTAACAATGCTATGGTCGAAAATCCGTATGCAGCCGGTTCTGGCAAGGATGCTATCAGCCGGATTCTGGAGGCATGGTCATCAGCGGTCTTTTGGCCAGATAATCTTAATCTGCGTATCTACTCGCATGACGAGTTTTACAAAGACTATGGCCACCGCTATGACTACCTGCGCGATACATCAGAAGTTCAGCTGCAGTATGACACGACTGATATGTCAAACGCTGCTCGTTTGGTTGGCGCGACGCAGGAAATCCAGACTACCAGTGATACTGGGTTGCCTAATGGATCACTGACTGCCAGCGGTGGTGCTCAAGCAGTGATTGCCGACGCCAAGAAGTATCTCGGTGTCCCGTATGTATATGGTGGTGGCCGACCAGTTGGCACTGCTAATCCATACAACGGCATGGATTGCTCGAGTTTTGTCAGCAGAGTCTACTATGACTTTGGAATCAACATCCCAGCTTATACCGTATCAATGGAATCCTATGGCCATGAAATCAGCCGTGATCAGGTACAGACGGGTGACATGGGATTCTACGGATCTAAAGGTGCCAGTTATCATGTCTGCATGGCTCTAGATAACAGCACTATGATCTATGAGCCAGCACCTGGTCAATCGTGTAAAACTCAATCAATTAGTTCCTTTGCACCTAGCTGGTGGGAGCGTAATGATGATATGGCCAAAGTCGTTGCCAGTGGTTCATCCAGTGATAATGGGACGGCATCTACAGCTGATTCTAAGGAGCAGTACTATTTTGCTCCTTTTTATTTTGTCGACGAAACCAGTCGCCAGCGTTGGGGGCTGTTTGTTGGGGATGATATCACCAGTGATACGATAACCGATAAAGAGCAGATGAAAGCTTACGCTGAGTCTCAATTCAAAGCCAACCCAGACTTCACACTGCAACTTACGGTTGATCCCGGCAAAGAGATTATCGAAGGCGATATGGTAAGGTTGGAGATTCGGCCAGCCGACTACGTTACTAAAGTCGACTTAGTTGGATATCAGAAATATCCATACAGTCATACGCAGCCATCTACGGTAGTGCTTAATTCAAATGCTCAAAATGTTCTTGATTATCAAAGCAGTCAGGCAAAAAAACTTAATGCAGCGTTTGAGAAACTATCACAGGAAAGCCAAGACAAAATTAACGCAGCTCTCAACAAAAAACCAGAGACTATCATGATTACGCAGAAGGAGGCGAACGAGATTGGGCAATACGTCGACAAACAACGGCAAGACAGCGGTGGATGA
- a CDS encoding phage tail domain-containing protein: MSDPYIMIKVGYQQEINLCDQITGLRYLGLDDASSSPQFTNQYQDTTGTDGSPFAGQTFAKRTFSEKFWLSFGGYEDLVLAKHELYRLFGSRKLVRVRTDTSPGKVYFGIPTPFDIAPITPGSNDANFSIPFDVPNGYRYSLYRSDSLPSVANGWQFGMNLPKNLPSYHFTSTSFDVYNASDITIDPYYQRHDLKISCKFNGNSIKLTNKTNGTSWQYTQSNDGSHTVVLNGVNTYLDGNLANTKTDYGTISLDPGWNSFTAEGAGSVDITFSFPFIYLS, translated from the coding sequence ATGTCGGATCCATATATCATGATCAAGGTTGGCTATCAGCAGGAAATCAATCTCTGCGATCAGATAACCGGACTGCGTTATCTCGGATTGGACGACGCCAGCTCGTCGCCACAATTTACTAATCAGTACCAAGATACGACGGGTACTGATGGTTCGCCATTTGCCGGTCAGACTTTTGCTAAAAGAACATTCAGTGAGAAGTTCTGGCTCAGCTTTGGCGGATATGAAGATCTGGTGTTGGCTAAGCATGAGCTTTATCGATTGTTTGGCTCACGCAAGTTGGTTCGGGTGCGGACTGATACCAGTCCAGGCAAGGTATACTTTGGCATTCCAACGCCATTTGATATTGCACCGATTACCCCAGGGTCTAACGACGCCAACTTTTCAATTCCGTTTGACGTGCCGAACGGTTACCGTTATTCGCTTTATCGGAGCGATTCATTGCCTAGTGTGGCTAATGGATGGCAGTTCGGCATGAATCTGCCTAAGAATCTGCCAAGCTATCATTTTACGTCAACGAGTTTTGACGTCTACAACGCCAGCGATATCACGATTGACCCGTACTATCAGCGCCATGATCTCAAAATCTCATGCAAGTTTAACGGCAATTCCATTAAGCTTACTAACAAGACCAATGGCACCAGCTGGCAGTACACGCAGTCTAACGACGGCAGTCATACGGTTGTGCTCAATGGTGTCAATACCTATCTTGACGGCAATCTTGCCAATACTAAGACTGATTACGGGACGATATCGCTAGACCCTGGATGGAACAGCTTTACTGCCGAAGGAGCCGGCAGTGTGGACATCACGTTCAGCTTTCCGTTCATCTACCTGTCATGA
- a CDS encoding phage tail tape measure protein, with amino-acid sequence MKVQNEMATRISVDTISAVGSMSAFRNAITATTNAWKAQEIALKNSGDYTQAAKVKLDGLTQAMELQRAKIEELRSRQEGLDQSNEKQANQWLKLEKQINQANRQLASYEAQAQRAKAAYEYQASGLSDLQSKYKLTQSASQAYVDRMAAEHRTASETVARYHQLASGLENLQQQYKIQSRMLEEIKSRSGETSDAYLKQKQRLDQTATSIAKTQDELKQLRVQEASLEPTGIARVDNAIIKMRDHTEQIQPRLEQLKGQVNSFWDSVKSGVMAAGVAVSAFTAYTVDGAKKAEDIQHTYVTNTNLMTTAGEKHKDVQKAINQMYADGSSLSVKYGVSQQQIAEGYQTLIKRGYDSQMALGAMPQLLKAAKASGDDFNDTMEVTTSTLEAFGMKSDNANKMMQATSYTANTLAKAADVTSTDFSKLGIGMQYAGGTAKGAGISMRDAASALGELSNNGLEASQAGTSLQRIIVRLSSGSQSATKAFKEYGLSIDDFKTKSGKLKSIPEIFDQINKKVPKADRLKVFNQAFGQSAQSAAVILSNNLKDLDVVEGKVKTAYNEDYVGKLALRNMKSAKSAQDRFKYASQAIQIEVGQALLPAISKASVALAEAFSKKSTKQAFADLAKDLGKLSMAVVNFAVYCSKHKAVVVGFAKAVTAAFVFTKAMSGLNALIKGIGLFARVLKVATLGFNPWMIAIEVALALIIKYHKQIGKFAKDFGKAFKGLGTLIVKRTKETNKEIGNWWNSTKKSFADGWKDLKKKTSDGIDNVKRGWDRLSSDTARSAQQMFNKHKSTFQAGYKVIEDRTTTWHDLVSGRWDRLGEDTERTAQDMFKLNRKIFSDMYNKLNDMTNGRLGDMLKVWQDIFGKIQDAVSNAVGSVHRHFVDLVNGVLKPFKTMMDDIKGGINWILDKVGGSKIGGDFSISMPSYANGTNDTHPGGLAKVNDGLTAHYREMFMTKDGQVGMFPAKRNLILPLPKGTSVLDGERSYQLSRMFGMIPHYADGVGNAFSSLLNKVGDATDDVLGMVDKIMSKPVEFMESVFQKFVHVSTPVKFAAELVKDVPVYIAKQMGNWIKKQFETLANPGGAGVERWRPYIIKAFKTLGVEATATKVSKLLKQIQTESGGNPTVPQKVWDINMANGNPAQGLLQFIPSTFNRWAIPGHKQILNGYDQILAAINALEHGGEGGWGNVGQGHGWANGGLISNHGVYEIAEKNMPEYVIPTDISRRSRAYQLLGEVVTRFRNDDPTLSHNAQFVGENNRQSDALSHKLDELLSKFDILLRLSGDQVDAIKAQGSLDMQQLYKKEAKDARMRQLGF; translated from the coding sequence GATTTCGGTTGATACGATTTCTGCCGTTGGAAGCATGTCCGCCTTCCGAAACGCAATCACAGCCACAACCAATGCCTGGAAGGCTCAAGAAATAGCCTTAAAAAACAGCGGCGACTATACACAGGCGGCTAAGGTAAAACTTGATGGCCTTACTCAGGCAATGGAGCTGCAACGTGCCAAAATCGAAGAGTTGCGTAGTCGTCAAGAAGGACTTGACCAGTCAAACGAGAAACAGGCCAACCAGTGGCTGAAACTTGAGAAGCAGATCAATCAAGCCAACCGTCAATTAGCCAGCTACGAAGCACAGGCTCAGCGTGCTAAAGCAGCCTATGAGTATCAAGCGTCTGGCTTGTCAGACCTACAGTCCAAGTACAAGTTGACGCAATCAGCATCACAAGCCTACGTTGATCGTATGGCGGCCGAGCATCGCACTGCTTCCGAAACCGTTGCACGCTATCATCAACTAGCTTCCGGACTGGAAAACCTGCAACAGCAGTATAAAATCCAGTCCAGAATGCTTGAGGAAATCAAGAGCCGTTCTGGCGAAACGTCTGACGCTTATCTCAAACAGAAACAGCGGTTAGACCAGACTGCAACGTCGATTGCTAAAACACAAGATGAGCTTAAACAGCTTCGTGTACAGGAAGCATCCCTTGAGCCAACCGGCATTGCTCGCGTTGATAATGCAATCATCAAGATGCGTGACCACACTGAGCAGATTCAGCCAAGGCTGGAACAGCTTAAAGGCCAAGTAAACAGTTTCTGGGATTCTGTTAAAAGCGGGGTTATGGCTGCCGGGGTTGCCGTCAGCGCATTTACTGCATATACGGTTGACGGCGCCAAGAAGGCTGAAGACATACAGCATACGTATGTCACCAACACCAACCTGATGACGACTGCCGGCGAAAAGCATAAGGATGTCCAGAAGGCAATCAATCAGATGTATGCCGATGGTTCCAGCTTGTCGGTCAAATACGGTGTATCGCAACAGCAAATCGCCGAAGGTTACCAGACGCTGATCAAGCGTGGGTACGACAGTCAAATGGCCTTGGGTGCCATGCCGCAACTGCTTAAAGCAGCTAAGGCTTCCGGGGATGACTTTAATGACACGATGGAAGTCACGACCTCAACTCTGGAAGCTTTCGGCATGAAGTCCGACAATGCCAACAAGATGATGCAGGCCACGTCTTATACGGCAAACACTCTGGCCAAGGCGGCTGATGTTACGTCTACCGACTTCTCGAAGCTTGGTATTGGTATGCAGTATGCCGGCGGTACGGCAAAAGGTGCTGGTATCTCGATGAGAGATGCTGCATCAGCGCTGGGTGAGTTGTCCAACAACGGTTTGGAAGCATCTCAAGCCGGTACCAGTCTGCAGCGGATTATTGTACGTCTGTCCAGCGGATCTCAGAGTGCAACAAAGGCATTTAAAGAATATGGATTGTCAATTGATGACTTCAAGACTAAGTCTGGGAAGCTCAAATCGATTCCAGAAATCTTTGATCAGATCAATAAAAAGGTTCCTAAGGCAGACCGGCTGAAAGTCTTTAACCAGGCATTCGGCCAGTCGGCACAGTCTGCCGCTGTTATCTTATCTAATAACCTCAAGGACCTTGATGTAGTCGAAGGTAAGGTTAAGACTGCGTACAACGAAGACTATGTCGGCAAGCTAGCTCTGCGCAATATGAAGTCCGCTAAGAGTGCTCAAGACCGATTTAAGTATGCCTCGCAAGCAATTCAGATTGAGGTTGGTCAGGCACTTCTGCCGGCAATTTCTAAGGCGTCAGTAGCCTTGGCAGAAGCTTTTAGCAAAAAGTCTACTAAACAGGCATTTGCTGACTTGGCCAAAGACCTTGGCAAGCTCTCAATGGCGGTTGTCAACTTTGCTGTGTACTGTTCCAAACATAAAGCAGTAGTAGTTGGCTTTGCCAAAGCCGTTACGGCAGCATTTGTCTTTACCAAAGCAATGTCTGGCCTTAATGCTCTGATCAAGGGGATTGGGCTTTTTGCTCGTGTGCTCAAGGTGGCCACGCTTGGATTTAATCCATGGATGATTGCAATTGAAGTCGCACTTGCACTGATCATTAAGTACCACAAGCAGATCGGCAAGTTCGCCAAAGATTTCGGCAAAGCCTTTAAGGGCCTTGGTACGCTTATCGTCAAACGAACCAAGGAAACCAACAAAGAGATTGGCAATTGGTGGAATTCGACCAAAAAGAGTTTTGCTGACGGCTGGAAAGACCTGAAAAAAAAGACCAGCGATGGCATTGACAACGTAAAACGTGGTTGGGACAGATTGAGCAGCGATACTGCCCGTTCGGCTCAGCAGATGTTTAACAAACATAAGTCTACGTTCCAAGCTGGCTATAAAGTTATCGAGGACCGGACTACTACTTGGCATGATCTTGTTTCGGGGCGTTGGGATCGCTTAGGTGAAGACACCGAACGTACTGCGCAGGACATGTTTAAGCTCAATCGCAAGATCTTTTCCGACATGTACAACAAGCTGAATGACATGACTAACGGTCGTTTAGGTGACATGCTTAAGGTTTGGCAGGACATTTTCGGCAAGATCCAAGATGCAGTTAGCAATGCAGTCGGCAGTGTGCATCGCCACTTTGTCGACCTGGTAAATGGCGTACTCAAGCCGTTCAAGACCATGATGGATGACATCAAGGGCGGTATCAACTGGATCCTTGATAAAGTCGGCGGTTCTAAGATTGGTGGAGATTTCAGCATTTCAATGCCAAGCTATGCCAACGGTACCAATGACACTCATCCCGGCGGTTTGGCCAAAGTCAATGACGGCTTAACGGCACATTACCGTGAGATGTTTATGACCAAAGACGGGCAAGTTGGGATGTTCCCAGCTAAGCGCAACTTGATTCTGCCGTTGCCTAAGGGTACCAGTGTGCTTGATGGTGAACGGAGCTATCAGCTGTCGCGTATGTTCGGGATGATTCCGCATTATGCAGACGGTGTGGGCAATGCTTTTAGCTCTCTGCTCAACAAAGTAGGGGATGCAACTGATGATGTTTTAGGCATGGTTGACAAAATCATGTCAAAGCCGGTCGAATTTATGGAATCCGTATTCCAAAAATTTGTCCACGTCAGCACGCCGGTTAAGTTTGCTGCAGAGTTGGTTAAGGACGTGCCGGTTTATATCGCTAAGCAGATGGGCAACTGGATTAAAAAGCAGTTTGAGACGCTTGCCAATCCAGGCGGTGCCGGTGTCGAACGCTGGCGCCCTTACATCATCAAAGCCTTCAAGACTTTGGGGGTTGAGGCTACCGCCACTAAAGTTTCCAAACTGTTAAAACAGATCCAGACCGAATCTGGCGGTAATCCAACCGTACCGCAAAAGGTTTGGGACATTAACATGGCAAACGGCAATCCCGCGCAAGGGCTGCTGCAGTTTATTCCAAGCACTTTTAACCGCTGGGCAATCCCTGGCCACAAGCAAATCCTTAATGGATATGACCAGATCTTAGCTGCTATCAACGCTCTGGAACACGGCGGTGAAGGCGGCTGGGGCAATGTCGGTCAAGGCCACGGCTGGGCTAACGGTGGTCTGATCTCTAACCATGGCGTTTATGAGATCGCAGAAAAGAACATGCCAGAATATGTCATCCCGACCGACATCAGCAGACGGTCACGTGCATATCAGCTGCTTGGCGAGGTCGTTACCAGATTCCGCAACGATGATCCTACTTTGAGCCATAATGCTCAATTTGTCGGTGAAAATAATCGCCAGTCAGACGCTCTGAGCCACAAGTTAGACGAGTTACTGTCCAAGTTTGATATTTTGTTGCGTCTGAGCGGTGATCAGGTAGACGCAATTAAAGCACAAGGCAGTCTTGATATGCAACAGTTGTACAAAAAGGAAGCAAAAGACGCTCGTATGCGTCAATTAGGATTCTAG